The Oceanispirochaeta sp. genomic sequence TCCCAAAATGGTGGATGAAAGCATCAAAGAATATAAACGGAATGATAGATGAAGCAGTAGGGGATTGTATAAATGATAATGAATCATCTGCGGCATATCCCAGGGAATCTGTAAAAAGATAAACAGGCGGATCTTATCAATAGGAGCAATTTTACCCTGACTCACCATAAAGGATGACAGACCGATCAGGAGCAAATTGAAACAGACGTAGGTCAGAACCAGATTCTTTGCCTTTAAATTCACAAGCCATCGGGGCATCCTGAGTCCAAGATTCACAAATCTGAATAGGGATAGATAATCCGCCCTGGGACAAATACCTGAACACCATAGATTTTTCCGGTTCTTCATCAGGAGGACCAGGGGGGTCACCAAGCAGAAAAGGGCCAGGCTGGAAAGATGGATATTTACAAACCCCAATAAGAAGTAGAGGATTGTAAGAGATGAAAAGATCTGTTTGTTTTTATTCATTGAACCCTTTGCTATATACATTATTATGTATATATAATAATATAGATAAACAATCAATGGTTTTTAGATTATTTGGTTCCCCGGGGGCAACCTGAGGAGGGCGGAGATCTTTCGAAGATGAGAGATATGATACTTTTTCTATCATATTAAATTTGAACAGGATTAATCCCAAAATAGGCGTATGCTTTAGTGTATGTATAAATAAGAATGAGGAGCGTTTTATGAAGAAATTTTTGATACTATTTCTAATGGTGTTTATGACCTTTTCACTGTCTGCCTATGATCTGGGTGAAATAGAGGACGGTTTTCAGTCCTTTGCCGATGAAACGGCAAATGCCTTACCCCTGGCTTCCAACATGGGGCTCAACTGGAATGATGCCTATTCAGGGAATTTCCCCCATTTTGGTATCGGCCTGACTGCAGGAGCCGTCTTTCTGCCCTCAAAAGCCTTTGAGAAAGTGTATACTCTGACAGGGGATGCTTCAGGTATGGATGCGTTTCCCAGCGTCGGTATCCCTCTCCCCATATATTCCGTAGACGGCCGTCTGGGAATTCCCGTCCTGCCCATGGATGTTGGTTTTAAATTCGGTGCCTTAAGTCCGGACACTATCCCGATGGATGAGATATCAGTGGGCTTTAAAATGGTTGGATTTGATGTCAGATGGGCCGTCCTTGAAGACAAAGGCCTCATGCCCGATCTATCCGTCGGAGTAGGATACACCTGGCTGAGCGGCGACATCATTGCCCCGGTAGACCCCCAGTCCTTCGATCTGACAGGAACGGGTGACCTAACCGAACTCACTCTTGAAGATTCAGATATGTTCTATAAGTGGAGTGCCAATATCTTTGATATCAAGGCTCAGGTCAGTAAAAAACTTCTGCTGTTAAACATCTCCGGCGGTTTAGGCTACTCCATGGGTGTTTCCCAGGCAGGTGGAGGCATCACGGGAGCGACTGTTAAGGTGGATGGGCAAGAAATCACCTCAGCAGAAATGGCTCTGATCGAAGCAGCCACAGGATTATCCATTGATGACAGCGGCCTGGACATCATGTCCAAGGTCAGCGGCGGCTCTTTCCGGGTCTTCGGTGGTGTGGGTATAAACCTTTTTATCCTGAAACTGGATGTGGGTCTTCTCTACGGCCTTCCTTCCAAGACAATGGGAGTAACAACAAATGTAAGGATTCAGTACTAAAGTGAAACTGAATTAAGTTCAAAACCTGAAAGACAGCCCGCGGGCTGTCTTTTTTTCGGAATTAACCCACCAGTCCCTTGATTTCTGAGTAAAATAAGTTAAGAATTCCTTATGTGCACCATTGTTTTCAGGAGGTGCTGTCATGAATCGAAGTGAATGGAGTGCGGTCCTCGACTCTTACGAGGGCGGGAATGCAAAAAGGTCTATCGGCCAGTTCATATTCACGGTTTCTGCTTATTTTTCTCTAATGATTGTCATGTTTTATCTGGTATATACGGGCTATCCCTACTGGATAGCACTGTTGGTAGCCATCCCCGCTGCCGGATTTCATGTTAAAATTTTTATAATCCTCCATGACTGCAGTCACAACTCCTATTTCCACAGTCAGAAGGCCTGTACAGCTGTGGGCCGGATCTGCGGACTCATAACCTTCACCCCTTATTACGACTGGCGGCGGTCTCATGCCATACACCATGCCTCGGTGGCGAATCTTGAGAAACGGGGAGTCGGCGATGTGTGGACGATGACCGTTGAAGAGTACAAGAGTGCAGGACGGTTCAAAAAGCTGATATACCGCATATTCAGGAATCCCCTATTCCTGTTTGGTATAGCACCGGCCGTTCTGTTCCTATTAATATCACGCTTCCCCCGCAAAAATTTGACAAAAAAAGAGTTCCGCAGCATTATCCTGACAGATCTTGTCCTGGCCTCAGTCATTACAACCCTCTCCCTGTTCACGGGACTTGGGGTGATCCTGAAGAGCATACTGCCCATCGTCATCTTATCCAGCATGTGGGGGGTCTGGCTCTTTTACGTTCAGCATCAGTTTAAAAATGTATATTGGTCACATAGTACAGAATGGGATTATGAGAAGGCCGCCCTGTTGGGCTGCTCCTTCTATAAGATGCCCGGAGTCCTCAGATGGTTTTCAGGCAATATAGGATATCACCATATCCACCATTTGAACTCCCGCATTCCCAATTACAACCTGAAGAAATGCTATAACGAGGTGCCCGGAGTCAGAAATATTAAAGTCATGACCCTCCTGGGCAGCGTCAGGTCTGCCTTTTTACAGCTATGGGATGAGAGTAGTGGAAAGATGGTGAGTTTCAGGAGACTGAAGAATCAGAGTGTCTCTCAGTTTCCTTCCGTTTGACTGGGCGGATTCCATTGCTTCAGTCCGGCTCTTCACTTCACCGGCTTTAAAACAATGCAGTACTTTTTGATTAAATACAGTACGAAATCCAAGAGACTCAAAGCTTTTCTGAAGAATTTGTGGAGTATACCCCATATCATCCACGCTATTCTGTTCGCAAATACTGATGAACCCTGCAAATTTTCTGGGACCTGAATCGAATTCAGCGGTCCAGACCGATCGGTCTTTGGGGTTGTAGGATGAAAAGCAGTAGCAGCGGTCAATGAATTTCTTCATATCGCTGGTAACATTGTAAAAATAGGTGGGCGATCCGATAATCACGGCATCTGCTTCCCTGAGCAGGGAGTAGGCATGCTGCATATCATCATCGATGACGCAACGGTTACTTCTGGCACAGCCCTCACAACCTGTGCAGCCGTCAAATTCCATGTCCCCCAGAAAAAGGGTTTCACCCGAAAAATAATCCAACTCCTGAAAGGGTATAAGAGCCTGTTCGATAAGAGACGCCGTATTGCCCTTCGTTCTCTTGCTTCCCAGGACTGCTAAGACCTTCATTTTACTTTATGACTCCGTCATTCTCGGGCAGTATATCATCTAGAAATCTGTCTACTTCCAGGGATGATGCGGATAGAGGTCCGCTGTACAACACCGGCGAAGAATCTATTTTTTCGGCTTTAAGCATGGTAGCCATACGTTGGAGTGAAGAGATAATCATATGTTTTTCCCATTCCTCCAGTGTTTCAAACTCATCGGTAAATTCTTCCTGAAAGAGAGATGGATTGGTATCCAGGATCATCTTAGATTTCTCAGTTAGTAAAATCTTGACTTTCCGTTTATCCTGAGAACTTCTCTCCCGTTGGGCAAATCCCTGTTGTTCCAATCGATCAAGAATACTGGTCACAGTAGCCTGTGAAAGACTCACTTCCCTGGCGATGGCTGAAATTGGCCTGTCAGAACTCTTGTGTATTTCTTTTAGAACGATCAACTGAGGACCGGTGATTCCGTATCGTTTTGTTAATTTTTTTGACTGCAGATCGATGGATCGAATAATCTGCCTCAGTGTAGAAACGACAATATCTGATTTATTCTGCTCTTCCATTCAATCCCCTGTCTAGTATTTCTTGCCTCACAATATCACTCATTAGGAGTAATTGCAAAGTATACATATATTATGGCCACTAATGTTTAGAATAATATAGATATAATCCAAAAATTCCAAGACATTCTCTATCATATGCGTTAAAAACAATTTATATAAGGATTTTTGAAACTTAAAAAGATTCTTTTCCTTAACAAATGGCCCTTCATGGTTTGACAGTTAGTCCAATTTATCTTAGTGTACTAATAAATTAAACACAAAAAAGAGGTTATTGTGAAGAAAAGTATTCTAATACTACAAGCGCTACTGATTTTAATTACATTCTCCCTGGCTGCCGAAGGGCAAAAAGAAGAAGGGATTACAACAATTGTCTTTGGGGATGTCTCCTGGGATAGTGTTCAGGTTCATAACAGAATTATGGGATTCATCATCGAGAACGGATTGACCGGCTATAAGGCCGATTATATTCCCGGCGATACCATGCCCATTGTAAATGGTGTAACTCAGGGAGACATTGATGTAGATATGGAGTCCTGGCATAACAATGTTTATGAAATCTATAAAAAGGGAATCGATTCTGGCAATCTGGTGGATCTGGGAAAAAACATGCCCGACGCTCCTCAGGGCTGGTGGATACCCCGTTACCTGGTTGAAGGTGCTGATGCACAGGCTCCTAACCTGAAATCTGTTGAAGATCTGCCAAAGTACGCAAATCTGTTCACAGATCCTGAAGATTCCTCCAAAGGAATCATCTACGGCGGTGTTGCCGGATGGGGTCAGTTGCAGGTATCAGAAAAGTTTTATGAGAAATACGGTTTATCCGATACCTACAACCTGGGAGTAGCCGGATCCGGAACTGCCCTGGCAGCGACTATGGTAGCCGCTTATGGAAAAAAAGAACCCTGGATCGGATACTACTGGGCACCTACAGCCATACTGGGAAAGCTTGACATGGTCCGCCTGGCTGGCAGCGAATATCCTGCTGCCGCGGTTAATATCCTTGTGAACAAATCCATGTTGGAAAAAGCACCCGATGTGGTTGAAATCCTGAAAAAGTATTCCACTACTGTGGATGATAACAATGAATTTTTGGCCAAAATGGACGATGAAGGCTGGGACACTCAACAGGCTGCCGAGTGGTTTCTAAAAAACAAGGAAGAAGTCTGGACCAAATGGGTCTCTTCTGAAGTAGCCAAAAAAGTGAAAGCGGCTCTTTAAAGAAATAAGGAAATTAAATGACGAATACGACTCTTGCGGCTGAATCGACATTAGATCAGCCCGGGGGGAGTAACTCTCCCCAAGTTATCATCAAGGATTTATGGAAAATCTATGGACGGGATCCCAAAAGGATTCTGAAAAAAGAGATTCGGAATAAATCAAAAGATGAAATACAGAAAAAAACTGGCTGCATTATTGGAATGCGCAACATCAACCTGGAAATCGAAAAAGGTCAATTCTACATTCTTATGGGACTCTCAGGCAGTGGAAAATCCACTCTTGTCAGAAACCTGATCCGCCTGGTGAATCCCACAAGCGGTTCCATTAACATCAATGGCAAAGATATTACAAAGATGAACCAGGACCAACTGCTTCAGTTCCGAAGAAACACCTTCGGTATGGTTTTTCAGCATTACGGACTGTTGCCCCACCAGACAGTACTGGACAATGCGGCCTATGGATTGAAAATCAGGGGATTGCCCAAGGGTGAACGCTACGCCAAGGCCATGCGCACTCTGGAAACTGTCGGTCTCAAGGGCTGGGAAGATTACTATCCCGGCTCCTTAAGCGGCGGTATGCAGCAGCGTGTCGGACTGGCTAGAGCGCTTTCCAATGACCCCGAGATTCTCCTCATGGATGAACCCTTCAGCGGACTTGATCCTCTTATTAGAAGGCAGATGCAGGATGAACTGGTAGAACTTCAGGCAACCCTCAAAAAAACCATCATATTCGTAACCCATGATCTTCATGAAGCCCTCAAACTAGGTGACAAGATAGCTATCATGAGAAACGGCGAGGTTGTTCAGGAAGGAACTCCCGAGGAGATTGTAACCCAACCAGCCAATGATTATGTTCAGGAGTTTGTACGAGATGCCTCTCCTGCCAAGGTGATAACGGCAGGAACCATTATGGAAGAACCCAAAATTATTCTCTATGACTGGGAAGGACCCCGTACCGCCCTGACTCTCCTGCGCTCCAATAACAGACGTTCTGCCTTTGTTATCAATAGATCAAGGAAATTATTGGGTGTGATAACAGAAGACAAGCTGGTTAAGTTATTGGAAAATAAAGATTATAAGGGTGGAATTCCCGAAACGATCATCCGGAAGGTACCCTCTGTAATTGAAAACACTATACTGGAAGATATGTTTTCAATCGTCAATGAAAACCCCTACTCCATCCCCGTTGTGGATGAGAAGGGATGTTTCAAGGGAAAGGTAACCACAGACCAGATCTTTGAATCCATAACCCCCTATAATGAAGGAGATACTGATGACTGAATTTCCTGATATTGTAGGAATACCCCTTGCCGATTGGATTGACTCTGCCATGTCCTGGCTTTTGCAGAATCTGGATGGCTTTTTTGATGCCATTGGATTTATCATCCTCCAGGTGGTTGCAGGGATTGAGCGATTATTTCTCTTTCTCCCCTGGTTTGTTATAATTCTTCTGGTGGGACTAGCCGGATGGAAACTTGTAGGTAAATTGAAAACAGGTATTGTTTTTATGCTCCTCATGTTTATGATCGGAACCTTTGGATACTGGGACCTGGCCATGCGGACACTCAGTCTTGTCATTGCCTCTGTTTTCTTTTCCCTCCTCATCGGTATACCCTTTGGCATTCATATGTCCCGAAGTGACCGAGCCGAATCCATCCTGAAACCGATACTCGACGGAATGCAGACCATGCCTAGCTTTGTTTATCTCATTCCGGCCCTGATGTTCTTTGGAATGGGGAAGGTACCTGCTATGTTTGCCACCATAATCTATGCTGTTCCACCTGTGATCCGTCTGACTAATGTCGGGATCAGAACTGTGGATGTAGAAGCCGTGGAAGCGTCAAAAGCCTTCGGAGCATCAACCAGACAGGTTCTGTTCGATGTACAGCTACCCCTGGCAAAACCAACAATCATGGTAGGAATCAACCAGACAACCATGATGGCTCTGTCCATGGTAGTCATCGGTTCCATGATAGGTGCCAAAGGTCTGGGAATGGAAGTTCTTCTGGCCATCAACAGGATTGAGGTAGGACGCGGATTTGAAGCCGGTATTTCAATCGTATTTCTGGCTATTATCATTGACAGGATCACCCACTCCTTTTCTGAAAAGAAGGATTAAGTGCAGGCTGATATTATATTTTAATAATATCAGCTTGTTCTTGCATTGTTTACCATATATCATGATCAGACGTTTTCAAATAAGGGGATAATATGAAATTTTCCAAGATATTGATTGCACTGATCATGCTGGCTGGACCAATCCTGGCTGAAGATTCAAACCATTTCATTACAATGGCCGATTTTGACAAAACATTTCAGGGATTCAGTTTCCTCCAGGGAGAGCTGGTTTCTATAGATATGGAAGCAGAAAATCTTTCTGACCATATAGATTTCATCTTTGATCTTCCGAATGGTCTGGGTATGAACAATGGGGCCCTCGATGGTTGGTTTGCGGGAAAGGCAATGATTCTGGATCTGGGGGATATGCCGATTGAAAGCATCCTGGAGATGGATGAAGAAGACTTCACTCCCTACCTTATTCCAGAGGAGTTGATCCCGGGGCATACATATCATATTAAAACAGCCGACACCAAGCATCAGGGAAGAATTAGGATCGTAGAATTTGACACTGATCAGAGCCTTCTCTCATTTAACTGGCTTAAGTTAGACTAAAAATTATTCCCATCATAGAGCATTCACATTGAGCTTTAAAAGTTTAAACAGAATGCTTTTTTTATCTTTTCATATATTATCATTTTACTACCATTTATTAAATAAATAGATTAGAATTCTTAGGCATAGACAATGTTGAAATGAGGGTGAACTGGCTTTACAGGGATTCTCCCGATGCAGCAAATATTATTTATGCCCGTCTGATAGATGATTGAGAAATAAGGAGATTTTGAATGAGATTGATTCCTAAGAAACTTATATTTATCCTGACAATGTCCTTTGTCCCTTTTATATTAAGTGGCGAAAGCATTCTGGAATACCTGGAAGGAGATGTGCTGGTTATTAGAAACGGTGAAGAACTGGATGGGGACTTCGGAATGGAACTGGATCAGGGAGATGTCATTTTGACACAGAAGGAATCCCTGGCCATCCTGGAACTGGAGGGAGGACGAGTACTCAAGATGAGAGAAAACAGCAGTCTGAGGCTTGAGAATTTGAGCCGGAACACAAGTCTGGTACTCCAAAAAGGCAGCGTTTTCTCCAGGGTAGATCATATTATCAACGGTAAATTTGAAATCAGAACTGAATCTGTCGTGGCGGGAGTCAGAGGCACGGAGTTCTTTGTTTCCTTTGGCAAGTCTGTGGATGATGCGGCGGATATATGGCTCTGTGTCAATGACGGGACGGTTGAAGTGATGATCCCCGAGACTGGAGACTCCATACTGGTCAATGAAGGGGAAGGAATAAACATCCTGGGAGGCAGGGCGCTGACTGCTCCGGAAGCCTATGAATGGACAAAGGATCTGAATTGGAATACAGATCCTGATGCGGGGAATGTCAAAGATGAAACGGACCTGGACCTCCAGCAGTCAGTATATCGAGGCCGGCGGGCCCTATGAGGTCGATGAAAAACGTCTGAAAATCGGAGCTGCTGTGATCTGGAAACCAGATTTTAACTGATTTATTCCGTTTTTATCACAAGGGGAACAAGACAGTGCTTCAAAACATCGACCAGCCCCAGGTCTGTTAAACCCAACTCAGGAACAGTGGGAAGTGAAATAAACGACAGGGACATAAAAGGTGACGCCATGGTGCAGCCTAATTGTTTGACCGCCTCGTTCACCCTGTTCATATTATTCATGACAATTTCTGCAGGATCGGGACTCATCAACCCGCCGATGGGCAGAGCAATGGAATCAAGAATCTTGCCGTCACAGGCTGCGGCAAAACCGCCCTGCATCCTTTCCAGTTCTTGAACCGCCAAAAGCATATCCTCCGGATTTGTCCCCACAACCACGATATTGTGATGATCATGAGAAACTGAGGAGGCCAGGGCCCCCTGGACGAGCCTAAATCCCCGGACAAATCCGGAACCCAGCTGCCCGTTCTTTCCGTATCGTTCCACTACCGACAACATCAAAATATCCCGGGATATATCAGGAGAAACTTTGCCGGCAAGGATGGGCAGCCACTCCTGCTTCTCTTTGTTAATGATCTGATCGGGAATGAGATCGATCACCCGGACCAGGGCTCGTTCCCCCTCAGCGTTGGTGGTAAAATCACCTGCACTTAAATCCCTCTGGAGGGTCACCGTGTGGTTCAGGTAGTCAGGGTAACTCCCCTTCTGCTCCTGGAGAATCTTACCCTTTTCAGCCACAAGCTTTCCTCCCTTGAAGACGGCTTCGGGCTTCATTGTATTCATATCCGGAACCAGCAGAATATCGGCAAATCGCCCCGGGGTCAGGGAACCCAGTTCATGATCCAGACGGAAATGACGGGCCGTATTGATGGTGGCGATCTTGACGGCTTTGACCGGATTCATCCCCAGGTCGATGGAACGCTGCACGTTATAGCTGATATGACCTTCTCTGACGATGTCATTCACATGTTTGTCGTCGGTACAGAACAGAAGGTCCTCGGTGGGCAGCTTGTCTTCGAGAATCCCCCTGATAAGGGTGTCCAGGTTCCTCTCACTGCTTCCCTCCCGGATCAGGGCTCTGAGTCCCAGAGACAAACGGTCCTTCAGTTCCTGATACTCCACTGACTCATGATCGTCGGAGAGACCCGCCGCTGCGTAGGTATTCAGATCATCCCAACCCAGACCGATGGCGTGACCGTTGCAGATGCGCCCCTCCTCTCTGGCACTCAGAGTTTTCATGAGGTAGTCATCCATAAGATTCAGAACCTTGGGCGGGTCCAGTTCTCCCAGGCTCACCGCATTGGATTCCTTTAATAGAATAGAGACCTCTTCGACTCCCAGAACGCCGCCGGTCGTTTCCAACCCCGGTGCAGTGGGAACACGGGAAGGAACTTCCATAAAGAGACGAAAAGGAAGGTCATCTTTGTCCCTGAGCAGATCATTAAGCCCCTGAATTCCCGCGACATTGGCAATTTCCATGGCATCGACAAATAAAGTGGTGGTTCCCCAGGGGACGATGACAGTGGCCAGGGCCTCGGGAGTGAGCAGGGTGGTCTCGATATGAATATGGCTATCCATAAAGCCGGGAATGGCTATCATTCCAAGGCCATCATAACGTACCCTGGCTTGAACCTCCCATCCGGGAGAAACCGCGACGATCCTGCCATTCCTGATCACCAAGGAACCACTGCGGATCTCTTCGGTATAGACATCCAGAATCCGGATATTGTAAATATAGAGGTCCGCCATCTCTTTTCCAGATGACGCCTTGAGCTCCTGCTTCAGTTGTTCCAGTCTTTTGTTCATGAAAACCCCTTATTTCGATCAATCCGGTTGAATTGCGATTTGTATTGTAACATGAACTTAAGGATATGAGGTTCATCGGCATCATACGGCAGATGTGGATCATCCGTTTACTGTATCTTTTTTAATCTCATCAAAAGATATCACACAGTTCCGGCTTTTCCGTTTACCATAATACATCGCTTTATCGGCTCTCTTTATCATACCCTCTATTGTATCCCTGGAATTGACGACAGACACACCAAGGGTTAATGTGACGGCGACTGGTTTATTAGCACCATCAAATTCATATCTATGGGCTTCCACTGTCTTTCTGATCCGTTCAGCTAATATTACAGCTTGTTCCTTGTTTGTTGCCGGCAATAAGATAAGGAATTCTTCGCCTCCCCATCGAGCAACAGTATCATATGTTCTGATCGATTTGCACATGTCTTCCGTGATTGACTTCAATAAAGAATCCCCACCATCATGCCCGTATAAATCATTGATATTTTTAAAGAAATCAATATCGGCGCTTGCCAGAGCAAACTCCGAGCCTGTTTTTTGATATCGATTAAATTCCTGCTGAATTTTTTGTTCCATATACCGCCTGTTATACAGACCTGTCAGGCTATCGGTTATTGATATCCGCTCCAGTTCCTGTTGACGCCTGGCTCCTGATATGGATGTTGCAATCAGATAATAACTAAAAAAAATCAACATTGTGGATAATATCAGGGTGATAAAAGTAGACAGAAGGTATCTTTCTTGAAAAGCATAACTGGCCAGTAACAGGAAAGATAAGATAGGAAATAATGTAAAACTTTTCTTATGTTGATCAAGAATTCCAATGATATCTTTAAGAGGTGATTTCATATACCGCCTTATAAATGGCAGGGCCACCAATTCAAGAATCAGGCCTAAAAAAACAAAAGTATGTGGAATTGGCGGAGATAAAAAATGGTCGATATTTACAAATATAAGGTATATCAGTTGAGTCAGAGAATATATCAAATAGAATACAAAGATTTTTGCCTGAAATGTTTCTTTAAAAATCAGGATAACTGGAATCAGGTATAAGGATCCCAATATATAGCTAATCAGCAAAGGATTGAGGTTAATATTGTTCAGAAAGAAGTGAAATAAGGTTATCGTACCCCAAGACGCAATACATACCAGAAACTGAAAGCCCCGCGATCGCTTTGTTTCTAAAAAAATGTATAATAATATAATATTTTCAATAAGGTATACACTTCTACTTAAAAAAAACATACTCATTATAGAGTCCAGCATCATTTCCCTCATAATAATTTCAGTCTTTATTGCAAGAGAGACTATCATTTATCCCTGACATAAATAAGTATTCCAGTTTTTAATTATTCCAAACAATAGAAGCAGCCGGAGGGATGTTGACGGCCGATTCCAGAGCCTCAATGAATTGTATGGCCCTTGTGTCTCTCAAATTTTGATTTCCCTTGAGTCAGATTTTTTGTGATTCCTATAATGACTTTAAGAGCAAAAAAATCACTTAACACAGCAATATTGCAACCCTGGTTATTGCAGAAAGACACAT encodes the following:
- a CDS encoding 4Fe-4S binding protein, with amino-acid sequence MNKNKQIFSSLTILYFLLGFVNIHLSSLALFCLVTPLVLLMKNRKNLWCSGICPRADYLSLFRFVNLGLRMPRWLVNLKAKNLVLTYVCFNLLLIGLSSFMVSQGKIAPIDKIRLFIFLQIPWDMPQMIHYHLYNPLLLHLSFRLYSLMLSSTILGTVLAILYKPRTWCVLCPVKTLSQRYLNQFS
- a CDS encoding proline/glycine betaine ABC transporter permease, with amino-acid sequence MTEFPDIVGIPLADWIDSAMSWLLQNLDGFFDAIGFIILQVVAGIERLFLFLPWFVIILLVGLAGWKLVGKLKTGIVFMLLMFMIGTFGYWDLAMRTLSLVIASVFFSLLIGIPFGIHMSRSDRAESILKPILDGMQTMPSFVYLIPALMFFGMGKVPAMFATIIYAVPPVIRLTNVGIRTVDVEAVEASKAFGASTRQVLFDVQLPLAKPTIMVGINQTTMMALSMVVIGSMIGAKGLGMEVLLAINRIEVGRGFEAGISIVFLAIIIDRITHSFSEKKD
- a CDS encoding fatty acid desaturase, whose product is MNRSEWSAVLDSYEGGNAKRSIGQFIFTVSAYFSLMIVMFYLVYTGYPYWIALLVAIPAAGFHVKIFIILHDCSHNSYFHSQKACTAVGRICGLITFTPYYDWRRSHAIHHASVANLEKRGVGDVWTMTVEEYKSAGRFKKLIYRIFRNPLFLFGIAPAVLFLLISRFPRKNLTKKEFRSIILTDLVLASVITTLSLFTGLGVILKSILPIVILSSMWGVWLFYVQHQFKNVYWSHSTEWDYEKAALLGCSFYKMPGVLRWFSGNIGYHHIHHLNSRIPNYNLKKCYNEVPGVRNIKVMTLLGSVRSAFLQLWDESSGKMVSFRRLKNQSVSQFPSV
- a CDS encoding MarR family winged helix-turn-helix transcriptional regulator, translating into MEEQNKSDIVVSTLRQIIRSIDLQSKKLTKRYGITGPQLIVLKEIHKSSDRPISAIAREVSLSQATVTSILDRLEQQGFAQRERSSQDKRKVKILLTEKSKMILDTNPSLFQEEFTDEFETLEEWEKHMIISSLQRMATMLKAEKIDSSPVLYSGPLSASSLEVDRFLDDILPENDGVIK
- a CDS encoding glycine betaine/L-proline ABC transporter ATP-binding protein, with product MTNTTLAAESTLDQPGGSNSPQVIIKDLWKIYGRDPKRILKKEIRNKSKDEIQKKTGCIIGMRNINLEIEKGQFYILMGLSGSGKSTLVRNLIRLVNPTSGSININGKDITKMNQDQLLQFRRNTFGMVFQHYGLLPHQTVLDNAAYGLKIRGLPKGERYAKAMRTLETVGLKGWEDYYPGSLSGGMQQRVGLARALSNDPEILLMDEPFSGLDPLIRRQMQDELVELQATLKKTIIFVTHDLHEALKLGDKIAIMRNGEVVQEGTPEEIVTQPANDYVQEFVRDASPAKVITAGTIMEEPKIILYDWEGPRTALTLLRSNNRRSAFVINRSRKLLGVITEDKLVKLLENKDYKGGIPETIIRKVPSVIENTILEDMFSIVNENPYSIPVVDEKGCFKGKVTTDQIFESITPYNEGDTDD
- a CDS encoding FecR family protein, with the protein product MRLIPKKLIFILTMSFVPFILSGESILEYLEGDVLVIRNGEELDGDFGMELDQGDVILTQKESLAILELEGGRVLKMRENSSLRLENLSRNTSLVLQKGSVFSRVDHIINGKFEIRTESVVAGVRGTEFFVSFGKSVDDAADIWLCVNDGTVEVMIPETGDSILVNEGEGINILGGRALTAPEAYEWTKDLNWNTDPDAGNVKDETDLDLQQSVYRGRRAL
- a CDS encoding ABC transporter substrate-binding protein → MKKSILILQALLILITFSLAAEGQKEEGITTIVFGDVSWDSVQVHNRIMGFIIENGLTGYKADYIPGDTMPIVNGVTQGDIDVDMESWHNNVYEIYKKGIDSGNLVDLGKNMPDAPQGWWIPRYLVEGADAQAPNLKSVEDLPKYANLFTDPEDSSKGIIYGGVAGWGQLQVSEKFYEKYGLSDTYNLGVAGSGTALAATMVAAYGKKEPWIGYYWAPTAILGKLDMVRLAGSEYPAAAVNILVNKSMLEKAPDVVEILKKYSTTVDDNNEFLAKMDDEGWDTQQAAEWFLKNKEEVWTKWVSSEVAKKVKAAL
- a CDS encoding flavodoxin family protein, with product MKVLAVLGSKRTKGNTASLIEQALIPFQELDYFSGETLFLGDMEFDGCTGCEGCARSNRCVIDDDMQHAYSLLREADAVIIGSPTYFYNVTSDMKKFIDRCYCFSSYNPKDRSVWTAEFDSGPRKFAGFISICEQNSVDDMGYTPQILQKSFESLGFRTVFNQKVLHCFKAGEVKSRTEAMESAQSNGRKLRDTLILQSPETHHLSTTLIP
- the ade gene encoding adenine deaminase; the encoded protein is MNKRLEQLKQELKASSGKEMADLYIYNIRILDVYTEEIRSGSLVIRNGRIVAVSPGWEVQARVRYDGLGMIAIPGFMDSHIHIETTLLTPEALATVIVPWGTTTLFVDAMEIANVAGIQGLNDLLRDKDDLPFRLFMEVPSRVPTAPGLETTGGVLGVEEVSILLKESNAVSLGELDPPKVLNLMDDYLMKTLSAREEGRICNGHAIGLGWDDLNTYAAAGLSDDHESVEYQELKDRLSLGLRALIREGSSERNLDTLIRGILEDKLPTEDLLFCTDDKHVNDIVREGHISYNVQRSIDLGMNPVKAVKIATINTARHFRLDHELGSLTPGRFADILLVPDMNTMKPEAVFKGGKLVAEKGKILQEQKGSYPDYLNHTVTLQRDLSAGDFTTNAEGERALVRVIDLIPDQIINKEKQEWLPILAGKVSPDISRDILMLSVVERYGKNGQLGSGFVRGFRLVQGALASSVSHDHHNIVVVGTNPEDMLLAVQELERMQGGFAAACDGKILDSIALPIGGLMSPDPAEIVMNNMNRVNEAVKQLGCTMASPFMSLSFISLPTVPELGLTDLGLVDVLKHCLVPLVIKTE
- a CDS encoding GGDEF domain-containing protein; amino-acid sequence: MIVSLAIKTEIIMREMMLDSIMSMFFLSRSVYLIENIILLYIFLETKRSRGFQFLVCIASWGTITLFHFFLNNINLNPLLISYILGSLYLIPVILIFKETFQAKIFVFYLIYSLTQLIYLIFVNIDHFLSPPIPHTFVFLGLILELVALPFIRRYMKSPLKDIIGILDQHKKSFTLFPILSFLLLASYAFQERYLLSTFITLILSTMLIFFSYYLIATSISGARRQQELERISITDSLTGLYNRRYMEQKIQQEFNRYQKTGSEFALASADIDFFKNINDLYGHDGGDSLLKSITEDMCKSIRTYDTVARWGGEEFLILLPATNKEQAVILAERIRKTVEAHRYEFDGANKPVAVTLTLGVSVVNSRDTIEGMIKRADKAMYYGKRKSRNCVISFDEIKKDTVNG